A stretch of Metabacillus sp. FJAT-52054 DNA encodes these proteins:
- a CDS encoding SDR family oxidoreductase, whose translation MRVLILGGAGMAGHIIRDYFSEKPTYQVFYTTRNISDTKGIFLNINNANSVEEIIDYLKPDLIINCIGLLNHIADENPLAALQANSILPHQLEKLLSRQGGKLVHISTDCVFSGEKGRYSEKDTPDGTSFYAQSKRLGEIHSDRHLTIRTSIIGPELKDNGIGLFAWFMKQTGEIQGYEKVIWNGVTTLELAKAIEYLVEKKTAGLYHLGSKTLLSKNELLLLIQRVFNKTDVKIIPDSKIILNRTIVSTRSDAVYPLPSYETMLIELKQWMESHE comes from the coding sequence ATGCGAGTTCTGATTTTAGGCGGGGCGGGAATGGCTGGCCATATAATCAGAGATTATTTTTCCGAAAAACCGACCTATCAGGTGTTCTATACAACAAGAAACATTTCAGATACTAAAGGGATCTTTTTAAATATTAATAACGCTAACAGTGTGGAAGAAATCATTGATTATCTCAAACCGGATTTGATCATCAACTGCATTGGATTACTCAACCATATCGCGGACGAAAACCCTCTTGCTGCTCTTCAGGCAAACAGTATTCTTCCGCATCAGCTCGAAAAATTGCTTTCCCGGCAAGGAGGAAAGCTGGTTCATATTAGCACCGATTGTGTATTCTCCGGAGAGAAAGGCCGATATTCAGAGAAGGACACTCCTGACGGCACATCATTTTATGCACAGTCTAAGAGATTAGGAGAGATCCACAGTGATCGGCACCTTACCATTCGGACTTCGATAATCGGTCCGGAATTGAAAGATAATGGAATCGGTCTCTTTGCATGGTTTATGAAGCAAACAGGGGAAATTCAAGGGTATGAAAAAGTTATCTGGAACGGGGTTACCACTCTGGAACTGGCGAAAGCCATCGAATATTTGGTTGAAAAGAAGACAGCCGGTTTGTATCATCTCGGTTCAAAAACGCTGCTATCTAAAAATGAGCTGCTTTTACTAATCCAAAGAGTTTTTAATAAAACGGATGTAAAAATTATTCCGGATAGCAAGATCATACTAAATCGAACCATCGTGAGCACACGATCAGATGCTGTTTATCCGCTCCCTTCCTATGAAACCATGCTGATTGAACTTAAGCAATGGATGGAAAGCCATGAGTAA
- a CDS encoding polysaccharide biosynthesis protein, producing the protein MFNNQTILVTGGTGSWGHELVRQLLEFSPKEIRIFSRNESSQFTMGQEFKGHSNISFVIGDIRDKEAIAEAAKNTDYIFHLAALKHVPICEAQPLESLKTNVHGTQNVIEAAIANKVRSVVYISTDKASDPSNFYGFSKAMGERLIINANTLNSGTKFVCIRGGNVLGTNGSVIHVFKKQIAESKKVGITDLKMTRFFLTLQDAIALVFKAVKDSVGGEIFVMKMPTCRILDLAEVLIEDSGVKNVRIETTGVRPGEKIHELLLSNYECSYSIVYDDEYYVILPSIHINGMKERYEGFEPVKLENYDSSDGLMTKKEIRAMLQRGGFL; encoded by the coding sequence GTGTTTAATAACCAAACCATTTTAGTCACAGGCGGTACAGGATCGTGGGGGCATGAACTGGTCAGGCAGCTGCTGGAGTTCAGTCCGAAGGAAATCCGGATTTTTTCCAGAAACGAATCAAGTCAATTTACGATGGGTCAGGAATTTAAAGGGCATAGCAATATTTCCTTTGTGATAGGAGACATTCGGGATAAAGAGGCCATTGCTGAGGCAGCAAAGAATACGGATTATATATTTCATCTAGCGGCTTTGAAGCATGTTCCGATTTGTGAAGCACAGCCTCTTGAATCGCTGAAAACCAATGTGCATGGAACCCAAAATGTCATTGAAGCGGCGATTGCAAATAAAGTCCGGTCGGTTGTCTATATCTCTACTGATAAAGCCTCTGATCCATCCAATTTTTACGGTTTTTCAAAGGCTATGGGAGAGCGTCTGATTATCAATGCAAACACGCTTAATAGCGGAACAAAATTTGTGTGCATTCGGGGTGGGAATGTACTTGGGACAAATGGCAGTGTCATTCATGTATTCAAAAAGCAAATTGCAGAGTCCAAAAAGGTAGGGATTACGGATCTGAAAATGACGAGATTCTTCCTTACGCTTCAAGATGCCATTGCACTTGTCTTTAAAGCGGTAAAAGACAGCGTTGGCGGTGAAATCTTCGTTATGAAAATGCCGACTTGCCGAATACTCGATCTCGCTGAGGTATTAATTGAGGACTCCGGTGTGAAAAATGTCCGCATTGAAACAACAGGAGTGAGGCCTGGGGAAAAAATTCATGAGCTCCTGCTGTCCAATTATGAATGCTCCTACTCCATCGTTTACGATGATGAATACTATGTGATCTTGCCCTCTATTCATATAAACGGAATGAAAGAACGCTATGAAGGCTTTGAACCCGTCAAACTTGAAAACTATGATTCAAGTGACGGATTAATGACCAAAAAAGAAATAAGAGCCATGCTTCAGAGAGGCGGTTTTCTATAA
- the wecB gene encoding UDP-N-acetylglucosamine 2-epimerase (non-hydrolyzing), which produces MNVVTILGTRPEIIRLSRIIPKLDRLAKKHIVVHTGQNFTEELSGVFFKTLQVRTPDYQLFNQQLTVGEQLSEMFKGLEAIFLKEKPDRILILGDTNSGLSAILAERMGIPVFHMEAGNRCFDLKVPEEKNRKVIDSISSINLPYTEQSRENLLREGLHPRKIHVTGNPIKEVLDHYKEEIIKSPILNQLNLQKKNYLLVTIHRSENVDHPERLIEIFKGVNETAAKLNVRVICSVHPRTETRLNQASLVMNPLVEFYKPFSFFDFVQLEMHAKCVLTDSGTVQEECCLFHVPAVTIRDTTERPETVACGSNMLSGIDAASITASAETMMNLPNKWKIPEEYLRENVSDTILKIILGGNSCV; this is translated from the coding sequence GTGAATGTCGTAACGATTCTAGGCACCAGACCGGAAATCATCCGCCTAAGCCGGATCATTCCGAAATTGGATAGGCTAGCGAAAAAGCATATTGTCGTTCATACCGGCCAGAATTTTACAGAGGAATTAAGCGGGGTTTTCTTTAAAACGCTTCAGGTGCGTACCCCGGATTATCAATTATTTAATCAGCAGCTTACAGTTGGGGAACAATTATCTGAAATGTTTAAAGGTCTTGAGGCAATCTTTTTAAAAGAAAAACCGGATCGAATTCTGATCCTGGGTGACACGAACAGCGGCTTGTCTGCTATTTTAGCAGAGAGGATGGGGATACCGGTGTTCCACATGGAAGCAGGCAACCGCTGCTTTGATTTGAAGGTACCAGAGGAAAAGAACAGGAAAGTGATTGATTCCATATCTAGCATTAATCTCCCTTATACAGAGCAAAGCAGGGAGAATCTGCTCCGGGAAGGGCTTCACCCCCGGAAAATCCATGTTACGGGAAACCCTATTAAAGAAGTTCTGGATCATTATAAGGAAGAGATCATAAAAAGTCCGATATTAAATCAATTAAACTTGCAGAAAAAAAATTATCTTTTGGTAACCATTCACCGCTCAGAGAATGTTGATCACCCGGAACGGTTAATTGAAATATTTAAAGGGGTGAATGAGACTGCAGCTAAACTGAATGTAAGAGTTATATGCAGTGTTCATCCACGAACGGAGACGCGTTTGAACCAAGCAAGCCTGGTTATGAACCCCCTCGTTGAATTCTACAAGCCCTTTTCCTTCTTTGACTTTGTTCAATTAGAAATGCATGCCAAATGTGTACTAACAGATAGCGGCACCGTTCAGGAGGAGTGTTGTTTATTCCATGTACCTGCGGTAACTATTCGGGATACAACGGAAAGACCGGAAACTGTAGCGTGCGGAAGCAACATGCTGTCTGGAATCGATGCCGCAAGCATAACCGCTTCTGCAGAAACCATGATGAACTTGCCAAATAAGTGGAAGATTCCTGAAGAATATCTCCGTGAAAATGTATCAGACACCATTCTAAAAATTATATTGGGAGGAAATTCTTGTGTTTAA
- a CDS encoding glycosyltransferase family 4 protein produces the protein MDILFIYYVPSGGVETLNRQRSAALKAAGIQSHFLYYRMERTLVNDHEAPLHIKSDENEIRSLIESNRFDAIVVTSDYLLLPKIRSWGYTGKLIFEIQGLGSQETARTVLTYAISYITPSANCILSSKTPHIMQMLGELYPGFPAYFMDNCFDAERFTHRTSAASVKPIIGWIGRLEDNKNWREFLLIAHLFSNAFFLDADFYMFEDHTLSAPEERAQFDALRNMLGLESKLTVLSNIPNQEMTEYFSRMADSGGFLCSTSKVEGFGYAIVEAMSCGCPVLSTNSDGVQSSIIHNVTGKFYTLGNIHEACLEGLELIQNKETRARIQASALAHIKEHFSNQKYSQSFLEMLCSI, from the coding sequence ATGGATATACTTTTCATTTATTACGTGCCGAGCGGCGGTGTAGAAACGCTGAACAGGCAAAGATCGGCAGCATTAAAAGCGGCAGGGATCCAGAGTCATTTTTTGTACTATAGGATGGAAAGAACGCTTGTAAATGATCATGAAGCCCCCTTGCATATTAAAAGTGACGAAAATGAAATAAGGAGTTTAATTGAATCAAACCGTTTTGATGCAATTGTCGTGACGTCAGATTATCTCCTTCTTCCAAAGATCCGCAGCTGGGGATACACGGGAAAGCTGATTTTCGAAATTCAGGGTTTAGGATCACAGGAAACGGCAAGGACTGTACTCACTTATGCCATTTCGTACATTACCCCGTCTGCAAACTGCATTCTAAGCTCCAAAACCCCTCATATCATGCAAATGCTTGGTGAACTCTATCCTGGATTTCCTGCTTATTTTATGGACAATTGCTTTGATGCAGAGCGATTTACCCACCGGACCTCTGCAGCATCCGTTAAGCCGATTATAGGATGGATTGGACGATTGGAAGATAATAAAAATTGGAGAGAATTTCTATTAATCGCCCATCTCTTTTCCAACGCTTTTTTTCTGGATGCAGACTTTTATATGTTCGAGGATCATACACTTTCCGCACCTGAAGAAAGAGCGCAATTCGATGCTTTGAGGAACATGTTGGGTCTTGAAAGCAAACTTACCGTTCTTTCAAATATACCGAACCAGGAAATGACGGAATACTTTTCCAGAATGGCGGATTCAGGAGGTTTTCTCTGTTCGACCTCCAAGGTTGAAGGATTCGGATACGCGATTGTAGAGGCGATGAGCTGCGGCTGTCCGGTTTTATCTACTAATTCGGATGGGGTACAAAGCTCCATTATTCATAACGTGACTGGGAAATTTTATACACTCGGGAACATCCATGAGGCTTGTTTAGAAGGGCTGGAATTGATTCAAAATAAAGAGACAAGGGCACGTATACAGGCATCTGCATTAGCGCATATTAAAGAGCATTTCAGCAATCAAAAGTACAGTCAGAGCTTTTTGGAGATGCTGTGCAGCATTTGA
- a CDS encoding glycosyltransferase — protein MTPKVSIIIPFFNCSYVEQAIQSSLNQTYPNIEVIVVDDGSTAHMEKLAPFLDRIVYIRKENGGTATALNKGIETASGEYIAWLSSDDYFLPEKIQKQMTYMLTHGADFSFTNYDYIDENNTVLIPWCGKRFTADLKEVPQFFLQGNPVNGCTILMKKECFEKVGYFDPQWKYTHDYDMWFRMILAGYDLHYIDEILIQFRTHIEAGTRKYQPQILSEVFQLESKYRPLLWMHLYHPF, from the coding sequence ATGACTCCAAAAGTGTCGATCATCATCCCGTTTTTCAATTGTTCTTATGTAGAACAGGCTATTCAGAGTTCTCTGAACCAAACGTATCCGAACATAGAAGTCATCGTTGTGGACGATGGATCAACTGCCCATATGGAAAAATTAGCACCCTTCCTCGACAGGATTGTTTATATAAGAAAAGAAAATGGAGGAACCGCTACTGCGCTGAATAAGGGGATTGAAACAGCTTCTGGAGAATACATTGCCTGGCTGTCATCGGATGACTATTTCCTGCCAGAAAAAATTCAAAAGCAAATGACTTATATGCTAACGCATGGGGCAGACTTCAGCTTTACCAACTATGACTACATCGATGAAAATAATACGGTATTGATTCCCTGGTGCGGAAAGCGGTTTACTGCCGATTTAAAAGAGGTGCCCCAATTTTTTCTCCAGGGAAATCCAGTTAACGGCTGTACCATCCTTATGAAAAAAGAATGCTTCGAAAAGGTCGGTTATTTTGACCCCCAATGGAAGTACACCCATGATTATGATATGTGGTTTAGGATGATTCTTGCCGGCTACGATCTGCATTATATCGATGAAATCCTCATCCAATTCCGCACGCATATTGAAGCGGGTACAAGAAAATATCAGCCCCAGATCCTTTCGGAAGTATTTCAACTTGAAAGCAAGTACCGTCCACTCCTTTGGATGCATTTATATCATCCATTTTGA
- the msrA gene encoding peptide-methionine (S)-S-oxide reductase MsrA has protein sequence MMKQTELATFAGGCFWCMVQPFDEMPGIERVVSGYTGGTVENPTYEQVCSNQTGHYEAVQITFQPDVFPYEKLLELFWQQIDPTDAGGQFFDRGESYKTAIFYHSAEQERLAEQSKVKLQESGKFSKPIVTEIIPASVFYPAEEYHQDYYKKNSAHYNRYKTGSGRAKFIEDHWKNNDGKKDIIQSLTPMQYEVTQNNGTEPPFRNEYWDNKEEGIYVDIVSGKPLFSSTEQYDAGCGWPSFTKPIDEEEVDEKMDFTHGMVRTEVRSKTADSHLGHVFNDGPGPNGLRYCINSAALKFIPKNELAEKGYERYSVLFD, from the coding sequence ATGATGAAACAAACAGAATTGGCGACTTTTGCCGGAGGGTGCTTCTGGTGCATGGTCCAGCCTTTTGATGAGATGCCGGGAATCGAGCGGGTTGTCTCAGGCTACACAGGAGGCACTGTTGAAAATCCCACCTATGAACAAGTATGCTCCAATCAGACAGGTCATTATGAGGCGGTTCAAATAACTTTTCAGCCCGACGTTTTTCCATATGAAAAGCTTCTTGAACTTTTCTGGCAGCAAATCGATCCGACTGACGCGGGCGGCCAGTTCTTTGACCGCGGTGAATCCTATAAAACCGCTATTTTTTATCACAGCGCAGAGCAGGAGCGCCTTGCTGAACAATCGAAGGTAAAGCTTCAGGAGAGCGGGAAATTCAGCAAGCCGATTGTAACAGAGATTATACCGGCATCGGTTTTTTACCCGGCTGAGGAGTATCATCAGGATTACTATAAAAAAAATTCAGCTCACTATAACCGTTACAAAACAGGTTCAGGCAGAGCAAAATTCATAGAAGACCATTGGAAAAACAACGATGGAAAAAAAGACATTATTCAATCGCTGACTCCTATGCAATATGAAGTCACACAAAATAATGGAACAGAGCCTCCATTCCGAAATGAATACTGGGATAACAAAGAAGAGGGCATTTATGTAGATATCGTTTCCGGAAAACCTCTTTTCAGTTCAACAGAACAGTACGATGCAGGGTGCGGCTGGCCAAGCTTTACAAAGCCGATTGATGAAGAGGAAGTTGATGAAAAAATGGATTTCACCCACGGTATGGTTCGAACCGAGGTGCGAAGCAAAACGGCTGATTCCCATCTGGGCCATGTGTTTAACGACGGACCAGGACCGAATGGACTAAGGTATTGCATTAATTCCGCAGCATTGAAGTTCATACCAAAAAATGAGCTGGCTGAAAAAGGATACGAACGATACAGTGTTTTATTTGATTGA
- a CDS encoding MarR family transcriptional regulator, which yields MNDKEELLYEMEGLLRRVFRQLRQGVNSILEKEISRNEFFILKSLHCDGTLKSSDLSKKLDVSASHITSMADSLVGKGLIERSRAESDRRIIHIGITDAGTKKLMELEKKKTDYLFERFGSLNQEELQTFVHLFKKIDKDFE from the coding sequence TTGAACGATAAGGAAGAGCTTCTTTATGAAATGGAAGGCCTGCTGAGGAGGGTATTCCGCCAGCTTCGCCAAGGCGTTAACAGCATATTGGAAAAAGAAATCTCAAGAAATGAATTCTTCATATTAAAATCACTTCACTGTGACGGAACATTAAAATCATCTGATCTTTCCAAAAAGCTTGATGTTTCAGCTAGCCATATTACGTCTATGGCGGATTCACTCGTCGGCAAAGGGCTAATAGAACGCTCCAGAGCCGAATCTGACCGCAGAATTATTCATATCGGCATTACGGATGCAGGGACAAAAAAATTAATGGAGCTTGAAAAAAAGAAAACCGACTATTTATTTGAACGGTTCGGAAGCCTGAATCAGGAAGAACTTCAAACATTTGTGCACTTATTTAAAAAAATTGATAAAGACTTTGAATAA
- a CDS encoding MDR family MFS transporter: MEHLDHRKKVTIMIAIMAAMLFAALNQTIVGTALPKIVAELGGFEYYSWVFTIFMLTSSITSVLVGKLSDIYGRKPFILIGIAVFMAGSLMAGFSQTMVQLIIFRGIQGFGGGMIMSTSFTAVGDLFSPRERGRWQGILSSVFGLASVFGPTFGGWIVDNANWQWVFWVFLPFGILAFICIMALFPSTPRKQAESVDYIGSILLTSVIVPLLLAFTWAGTTYDWSSVQIIGLFALTFVSLILFVFAEKRAKSPVLPLELFRNRIFTLSNLAGFILGAGMFGAVMYVPFFIQGVMGVSAAVSGLIMMPMTLSMVAASSITGSLITKTGKYKIYALVGLAVMSAGMFSLSLMDENTWIATAVINNIIVGAGLGMSFPIFTLTVQNAVGHQYLGVATASSQLFRQTGGTVGVAIMGLVLNNSMHHAEKPELPAGLPSEKLEGLMNPQVLMDHAKLEKIQSSIPPQYQDAITQLINGVRHTLETGLTNVFLICSAVIAIGFALTLFLKQIPLRTSNKDETAEKEKEEQKFAANES; this comes from the coding sequence ATGGAACATTTAGATCACCGCAAAAAAGTGACGATTATGATCGCGATAATGGCTGCTATGCTATTTGCCGCATTAAACCAGACCATTGTCGGTACAGCACTGCCGAAAATTGTGGCAGAACTTGGCGGCTTTGAATATTACAGCTGGGTCTTCACGATTTTCATGCTGACTTCCAGCATAACGTCCGTTCTGGTTGGAAAGCTGTCTGATATTTATGGACGGAAGCCATTTATTCTGATCGGAATTGCAGTTTTTATGGCAGGGTCGCTTATGGCTGGATTTTCTCAAACCATGGTTCAGCTTATCATTTTCAGGGGAATACAGGGCTTTGGTGGAGGTATGATTATGTCCACTTCCTTTACAGCCGTCGGTGACCTTTTCTCCCCAAGAGAACGTGGACGCTGGCAGGGAATCCTGAGCTCTGTCTTTGGATTGGCAAGTGTTTTCGGACCAACCTTCGGGGGCTGGATCGTTGATAATGCCAATTGGCAGTGGGTGTTCTGGGTATTCCTTCCTTTTGGCATCCTAGCTTTTATTTGCATTATGGCACTATTCCCAAGCACACCGAGAAAGCAGGCAGAATCCGTTGATTACATCGGTTCCATTTTGCTGACATCGGTTATCGTCCCGCTGCTCCTTGCCTTCACATGGGCTGGAACGACTTATGATTGGTCCTCCGTGCAGATTATTGGACTATTTGCACTAACCTTTGTCTCTCTCATACTTTTCGTCTTTGCAGAAAAGCGTGCAAAAAGCCCCGTTCTGCCATTGGAACTGTTTAGAAACAGAATTTTCACATTGTCTAACTTAGCAGGATTTATTTTAGGCGCCGGAATGTTTGGAGCTGTTATGTATGTTCCGTTCTTCATTCAGGGAGTAATGGGTGTATCGGCCGCTGTATCAGGCTTGATCATGATGCCGATGACGCTATCCATGGTGGCTGCGAGCAGCATCACTGGATCTCTCATCACAAAAACAGGAAAATACAAAATTTATGCTCTAGTCGGCTTGGCGGTTATGTCAGCAGGAATGTTCTCATTGTCCTTAATGGATGAAAATACATGGATTGCCACTGCTGTTATCAATAACATCATTGTTGGGGCAGGTCTTGGGATGAGCTTCCCGATCTTTACCTTGACCGTTCAAAACGCTGTTGGCCACCAGTATCTTGGAGTGGCTACCGCTTCCTCCCAGCTGTTCAGACAAACGGGAGGAACTGTAGGGGTTGCGATTATGGGACTTGTATTAAATAACAGTATGCACCATGCAGAGAAGCCTGAATTACCAGCAGGCCTCCCTTCAGAAAAACTTGAGGGGCTGATGAATCCGCAGGTACTGATGGATCATGCTAAACTCGAGAAAATTCAATCGTCCATTCCTCCACAGTATCAGGATGCCATCACCCAGTTGATTAATGGTGTCCGGCACACATTGGAAACAGGCCTTACGAATGTATTTCTCATCTGTTCAGCGGTCATCGCCATTGGTTTTGCTTTAACCTTGTTCCTTAAGCAAATTCCGCTGAGAACGAGCAACAAGGATGAAACAGCAGAAAAAGAAAAAGAAGAACAAAAATTTGCGGCTAATGAATCGTAA
- a CDS encoding alpha/beta hydrolase, with product MNRYELTKNERTITYVDEGVGDPVIFLHGFCGSADYWKYVIPEMAEKHRVLAVNLRGHGGSSTEKESYGVEEMADDIRLVLDDLEIQSASIFGHSLGGYVALAFAEKYPDRVTSFGLVHSTAYPDSEDARRGREAGMEKIEKEGIKPFVDGLVPKLFAEHNRTGEEADFAKQIGYHTPTTGAIASLEAMKNRQDRRRIIEISDVPVLLLAGEKDEVIAPEKTFTANGPHIYQSVLNGAGHMGMLEEPETFVKVLKDFLENFVHPKPKE from the coding sequence ATGAACCGGTATGAATTAACAAAAAATGAGCGGACGATTACATATGTTGATGAAGGAGTAGGAGATCCTGTTATTTTCCTGCACGGATTTTGCGGGAGTGCGGATTATTGGAAATATGTCATACCTGAAATGGCTGAAAAGCACAGGGTGCTTGCGGTCAATTTAAGAGGGCACGGCGGATCGAGTACAGAGAAAGAAAGCTATGGAGTCGAAGAAATGGCGGATGATATTAGACTTGTTCTGGATGATTTGGAGATTCAGAGTGCTTCTATTTTCGGACATTCGCTTGGAGGATATGTTGCTTTGGCTTTCGCTGAGAAGTATCCAGACCGGGTCACTTCGTTTGGTCTTGTCCATTCCACAGCATACCCTGACAGTGAAGATGCAAGGCGGGGCAGGGAAGCGGGAATGGAAAAAATCGAGAAAGAGGGAATAAAACCTTTTGTTGATGGTTTGGTTCCTAAACTATTTGCTGAACATAACAGGACGGGAGAGGAAGCTGATTTCGCTAAGCAAATCGGGTATCATACGCCGACTACAGGTGCAATTGCTTCTCTTGAAGCCATGAAGAACAGACAGGACAGAAGAAGGATTATTGAAATCTCAGATGTACCTGTACTTTTGCTGGCTGGAGAAAAGGATGAAGTAATAGCTCCGGAAAAAACCTTTACAGCAAATGGCCCTCATATTTACCAGTCCGTACTGAATGGAGCAGGCCACATGGGAATGCTTGAGGAACCTGAAACGTTTGTGAAGGTGCTAAAGGATTTTCTGGAAAACTTTGTCCATCCAAAACCGAAGGAATGA
- a CDS encoding DUF4397 domain-containing protein, whose translation MANDQNSLWQAIVYDLYACYYKYRNPQAHIMYYQKHIQALQSAMHTRTAAGQPQGPAAIAPGMTMIRVLHASPDAPAVDVYVNRRLVLSNVSFKQISDYLQVPGGQYRIDLFPAGNQTAPVLSENLLLMPGITYTLAASGMLSKLKLIPIVDRPFVSAGETKVKFVHLSPDAPSVDVAVKNGDVLFSNVSFTKATPYKSVPAGKIDLEVRIAGTDTVALNVPKVQFKSDTAYTIFALGLANGTPPLEAMMVIG comes from the coding sequence ATGGCAAATGATCAAAACAGCTTGTGGCAGGCAATAGTGTATGATTTGTATGCTTGCTATTATAAATACCGGAATCCCCAAGCTCATATTATGTATTATCAAAAGCATATCCAGGCTCTGCAGTCTGCCATGCATACCCGGACCGCAGCAGGCCAGCCTCAGGGTCCGGCTGCGATCGCCCCCGGCATGACCATGATCAGAGTACTTCACGCCTCGCCTGATGCTCCGGCTGTTGATGTTTATGTGAACAGGAGATTAGTGCTCTCAAATGTGTCATTTAAACAGATTAGCGACTATTTGCAAGTTCCTGGAGGGCAGTACCGAATTGATCTATTTCCCGCAGGCAATCAAACCGCCCCAGTGCTATCTGAAAATCTTCTCTTGATGCCGGGAATTACGTATACACTTGCAGCCAGCGGAATGCTTTCAAAATTAAAGCTGATTCCTATTGTAGACCGCCCATTTGTTTCAGCAGGGGAAACAAAGGTAAAATTCGTTCACTTATCCCCTGATGCCCCGTCGGTGGATGTGGCAGTCAAAAACGGTGACGTGCTTTTTTCAAATGTCTCCTTTACTAAAGCTACTCCATACAAATCAGTGCCTGCGGGTAAGATTGACCTTGAAGTAAGAATAGCGGGAACGGATACTGTAGCCTTAAATGTTCCTAAAGTCCAATTTAAATCCGATACCGCCTACACAATTTTTGCTCTTGGGCTCGCGAACGGAACTCCTCCGCTTGAGGCAATGATGGTAATCGGGTAA
- the ypmT gene encoding protein YpmT, protein MDQRKYILGSVIFLLVGLYFAGIAGIQFMDEKVEENMDIVFTNIAYSALFFCITVYMLHLKDEKTKRTDEK, encoded by the coding sequence ATGGATCAGAGAAAATACATATTAGGCAGCGTTATTTTCCTATTGGTCGGCCTATACTTTGCAGGAATTGCGGGAATTCAATTTATGGATGAAAAAGTAGAAGAGAACATGGACATTGTGTTTACGAATATTGCATACAGTGCGTTGTTTTTCTGCATTACCGTTTATATGCTTCACTTAAAAGACGAAAAAACAAAACGAACAGACGAAAAATGA
- a CDS encoding YpmS family protein, whose amino-acid sequence MKKKWKWAFILLLAINAAAIAIAAILLFAPADSNAPTQKDIKEGKAVALNVGAKKEALNQLIDHYLKEEANADQYNYKVYLDDKVYFTGAIRAFGKDINAKITFSPVVKKDGNLRLIVEDLSIGQLDVPVSFVLNYISTSYTLPEFVHIDERNHSIDVDLSEIQLKNNYRAKAVKFDLKNDEIRFDLFVPLN is encoded by the coding sequence ATGAAGAAGAAGTGGAAATGGGCGTTTATTCTTTTGCTTGCCATTAATGCAGCGGCAATTGCAATTGCCGCTATCTTGCTTTTTGCGCCGGCAGATTCAAATGCTCCAACCCAAAAGGATATTAAAGAAGGCAAAGCTGTGGCCCTCAATGTTGGTGCCAAAAAAGAAGCGCTAAATCAGCTCATTGATCATTATTTGAAGGAAGAAGCGAATGCCGATCAGTACAATTACAAAGTCTATTTAGATGATAAGGTCTATTTTACAGGCGCGATCAGGGCATTCGGGAAGGACATTAATGCGAAGATTACGTTTTCTCCCGTCGTGAAAAAGGATGGAAATTTGAGATTAATTGTTGAGGATCTTTCAATTGGACAGCTGGATGTTCCTGTATCATTTGTATTGAATTATATTAGTACATCCTACACCCTTCCGGAATTTGTTCATATTGATGAAAGAAATCATTCTATCGACGTAGACCTTTCGGAAATTCAACTAAAAAACAATTATCGTGCTAAAGCGGTAAAGTTTGATTTGAAAAATGATGAAATCCGATTTGACTTGTTTGTCCCGCTAAATTAA